In Zingiber officinale cultivar Zhangliang chromosome 3B, Zo_v1.1, whole genome shotgun sequence, a single window of DNA contains:
- the LOC122056289 gene encoding protein TRANSPARENT TESTA 9-like isoform X2, translating to MALTTTSWFPFWRPRNRFSLEELRYLTEELQKIEIVNDINEDLVIEMLRSIAELMTYGGQHDPSYFEFFMEKQIISEFVRILRISKPTNVSLQLLQTMSIMIENLADKNSIYYLFSNGHINQLITYSYDFQNEEILPYYISFLRAISRKLNKNTISLLVKTEKEEVVSFPLYFQAIQFAFHEDNMVRVAVRALTLNVYNVGDEQVNKYVKCTPQSDYFSNIIRDFYKRCIYLDKLIAQSARKLDASVSDSSIRCAINEIEDILYYLSDILSVGVPGLGRLLTDYILELIVFVLLLPSLKKQSCGTQVGITTSLHLLCSVLNIYNSKDLVNIIAAALLCSSEFFSPRSKATTYGYVNVSPQDFSLSDFSTQENIKDKKSPMSHSNPVSLQNENCGLHITLRELLLAYIIGGDELQIMGSLSLLATLLQTNDLDESVLAGLGILSQRKQHKDLFLQALAGEETSEEKLISKVRMSKDNISTELSGYLQKLEDKYGCHPKSEINSKIHTYQVFNALLHLLCRTNTSADILWLGGWVMKQLLPYHEEDCSPLDLQQLEDSHKLSAGNLLEEINGYWCDVLIPLLKDKWNICKKVIEASSPAKDSKSILFPSHAFSSGGESSFAAAGKMCETIKVFVLQRQLLLALGVNLPDLPYLYTPVNSPVASRTKTSILDATMPKPGSKISLDNAIPCRISFEVGKENNYSFLAISRGTSGWVILAEELLQEQQHGVVFAIAPLAASNPFIDEKQPTWLHLRIRPSTFPFIDPSKFDMFYEAKDFSDGRWTLAFRDEQACKAAESALIEELNMQRNEVEQRLKPLLQLELCTLHKTNA from the exons ATGGCGCTCACCACGACGAGTTGGTTCCCGTTCTGGCGACCAAGGAATCGCTTCTCCCTGGAAGAGCTTAG ATACCTTACCGAAGAGCTGCAAAAGATTGAAATTGTGAATGATATCAATGAG GACTTAGTAATTGAAATGCTGAGATCAATTGCCGAACTGATGACATATGGTGGCCAACACGATCCTTCCTATTTTGA GTTCTTCATGGAGAAGCAGATTATTTCTGAATTTGTAAGAATCTTAAGGATTAGTAAGCCGACGAATGTTTCGTTGCAGTTGCTGCAGACAATGAGCATCATGATCGAGAATTTAGCAGACAAAAATTCAATTT ACTACTTATTCAGTAATGGACACATTAATCAGCTCATTACATATTCCTATGACTTTCAAAATGAAGAGATTTTGCCATATTATATATCCTTCTTAAG GGCAATCAGTAGAAAGCTGAACAAGAATACAATCTCACTGCTTGTGAAGACTGAGAAG GAGGAAGTAGTTTCCTTTCCACTATACTTTCAAGCAATACAGTTTGCTTTCCATGAAGACAATATGGTCCGAGTTGCAGTCCGCGCTCTAACGCTCAATGTCTACAATG TTGGGGATGAACAGGTGAACAAATATGTAAAATGCACCCCACAATctgattatttttcaaatataattAGAGATTTTTATAAGCGATGCATCTACCTAGACAAATTGATAGCTCAAAGTGCTAG GAAACTAGATGCATCTGTCTCAGATTCTTCAATTCGCTGTGCTATAAATGAAATTGAAGATATTTTGTATTACTTGAGTGATATTCTATCTGTTGGTGTTCCTGGCCTTGGAAGATTGCTTACTGACTACATATTAGAACTTATAGTTTTTGTATTGCTTCTGCCTTCACTGAAGAAGCAAAGTTGc GGAACACAAGTAGGCATCACGACCTCCTTGCATCTACTCTGCAGTGTGCTAAACATTTACAATAGCAAGGATTTGGTTAATATTATTGCTGCAGCTCTTCTCTGTTCATCAGAGTTTTTTTCTCCAAGATCTAAAGCCACAACATATGGCTATGTGAATGTCTCTCCCCAGGATTTTTCTTTATCTGATTTTTCCACTCAAGAAAATATTAAAGACAAAAAATCTCCTATGTCTCATTCAAATCCTGTTTCTTTGCAAAATGAAAATTGTGGCCTGCATATTACTTTGAG AGAGTTATTGCTAGCATATATCATTGGTGGGGATGAGTTACAAATTATGGGTTCCTTGAGTTTGCTTGCTACATTGCTACAAACAAATG ATCTGGATGAATCAGTGTTAGCTGGTCTTGGGATTCTTTCACAAAGAAAGCAACATAAGGACCTGTTTCTT CAAGCTTTGGCGGGTGAAGAAACCAGCGAGGAAAAGCTAATTTCTAAGGTTAGAATGTCAAAGGATAATATAAGCACTGAACTTAGTGGATACCTGCAAAAGCTCGAG GATAAATATGGTTGTCATCCCAAAAgtgaaataaattcaaaaatacaTACATATCAG GTGTTCAATGCATTGCTACATCTTCTCTGCAGGACCAACACATCTGCAGATATATTATGGCTTGGTGGTTGGGTTATGAAACAGCTCCTTCCTTATCATGAGGAAGATTGTTCCCCACTTGATCTTCAACAACTAGAG GACTCACACAAGTTGTCTGCTGGCAACCTCTTGGAGGAAATCAATGGATATTGGTGTGATGTCCTGATACCTCTTCTTAAAGACAAATGGAATATCTGCAAGAAAG TGATTGAGGCTTCATCACCTGCAAAAGATTCCAAGTCCATTTTATTTCCCTCTCATGCATTCTCTTCTGGAG GTGAATCCTCTTTTGCTGCTGCAGGAAAAATGTGTGAGACGATCAAG GTTTTTGTTCTTCAGCGCCAACTACTTTTGGCATTAGGAGTAAACTTACCTGATCTACCGTATCTTTATACTCCAGTCAATTCTCCTGTTGCCTCCAGAACTAAAACCTCCATCTTGGATGCTACTATGCCAAAACCTGGTTCTAAAATTAGCTTAG ACAATGCAATACCTTGTAGAATATCATTTGAAGTCGGCAAGGAAAACAATTACAGTTTTTTAGCAATATCTAGAGGCACATCTGGGTGGGTCATTCTAGCTGAAGAACTGCTGCAAGAGCAGCAACACGGAGTCGTTTTCGCCATCGCACCATTGGCTGCTTCTAAT CCATTCATAGATGAAAAGCAACCCACTTGGTTGCATTTACGCATTCGCCCATCGACTTTTCCGTTCATTGATCCCTCCAAGTTCGATATGTTCTACGAAGCGAAGGACTTCAGTGATGGGCGATGGACATTAGCTTTCCGGGATGAGCAAGCTTGCAAAGCGGCCGAGTCTGCACTAATTGAAGAGCTCAACATGCAACGCAATGAGGTGGAACAAAGATTAAAGCCTTTGCTTCAACTTGAACTTTGTACCCTTCATAAGACTAATGCTTGA
- the LOC122056289 gene encoding protein TRANSPARENT TESTA 9-like isoform X1 — MALTTTSWFPFWRPRNRFSLEELRYLTEELQKIEIVNDINEDLVIEMLRSIAELMTYGGQHDPSYFEFFMEKQIISEFVRILRISKPTNVSLQLLQTMSIMIENLADKNSIYYLFSNGHINQLITYSYDFQNEEILPYYISFLRAISRKLNKNTISLLVKTEKEEVVSFPLYFQAIQFAFHEDNMVRVAVRALTLNVYNVGDEQVNKYVKCTPQSDYFSNIIRDFYKRCIYLDKLIAQSARKLDASVSDSSIRCAINEIEDILYYLSDILSVGVPGLGRLLTDYILELIVFVLLLPSLKKQSCGTQVGITTSLHLLCSVLNIYNSKDLVNIIAAALLCSSEFFSPRSKATTYGYVNVSPQDFSLSDFSTQENIKDKKSPMSHSNPVSLQNENCGLHITLRELLLAYIIGGDELQIMGSLSLLATLLQTNDLDESVLAGLGILSQRKQHKDLFLQALAGEETSEEKLISKVRMSKDNISTELSGYLQKLEVFEKSILNHQDEDKYGCHPKSEINSKIHTYQVFNALLHLLCRTNTSADILWLGGWVMKQLLPYHEEDCSPLDLQQLEDSHKLSAGNLLEEINGYWCDVLIPLLKDKWNICKKVIEASSPAKDSKSILFPSHAFSSGGESSFAAAGKMCETIKVFVLQRQLLLALGVNLPDLPYLYTPVNSPVASRTKTSILDATMPKPGSKISLDNAIPCRISFEVGKENNYSFLAISRGTSGWVILAEELLQEQQHGVVFAIAPLAASNPFIDEKQPTWLHLRIRPSTFPFIDPSKFDMFYEAKDFSDGRWTLAFRDEQACKAAESALIEELNMQRNEVEQRLKPLLQLELCTLHKTNA, encoded by the exons ATGGCGCTCACCACGACGAGTTGGTTCCCGTTCTGGCGACCAAGGAATCGCTTCTCCCTGGAAGAGCTTAG ATACCTTACCGAAGAGCTGCAAAAGATTGAAATTGTGAATGATATCAATGAG GACTTAGTAATTGAAATGCTGAGATCAATTGCCGAACTGATGACATATGGTGGCCAACACGATCCTTCCTATTTTGA GTTCTTCATGGAGAAGCAGATTATTTCTGAATTTGTAAGAATCTTAAGGATTAGTAAGCCGACGAATGTTTCGTTGCAGTTGCTGCAGACAATGAGCATCATGATCGAGAATTTAGCAGACAAAAATTCAATTT ACTACTTATTCAGTAATGGACACATTAATCAGCTCATTACATATTCCTATGACTTTCAAAATGAAGAGATTTTGCCATATTATATATCCTTCTTAAG GGCAATCAGTAGAAAGCTGAACAAGAATACAATCTCACTGCTTGTGAAGACTGAGAAG GAGGAAGTAGTTTCCTTTCCACTATACTTTCAAGCAATACAGTTTGCTTTCCATGAAGACAATATGGTCCGAGTTGCAGTCCGCGCTCTAACGCTCAATGTCTACAATG TTGGGGATGAACAGGTGAACAAATATGTAAAATGCACCCCACAATctgattatttttcaaatataattAGAGATTTTTATAAGCGATGCATCTACCTAGACAAATTGATAGCTCAAAGTGCTAG GAAACTAGATGCATCTGTCTCAGATTCTTCAATTCGCTGTGCTATAAATGAAATTGAAGATATTTTGTATTACTTGAGTGATATTCTATCTGTTGGTGTTCCTGGCCTTGGAAGATTGCTTACTGACTACATATTAGAACTTATAGTTTTTGTATTGCTTCTGCCTTCACTGAAGAAGCAAAGTTGc GGAACACAAGTAGGCATCACGACCTCCTTGCATCTACTCTGCAGTGTGCTAAACATTTACAATAGCAAGGATTTGGTTAATATTATTGCTGCAGCTCTTCTCTGTTCATCAGAGTTTTTTTCTCCAAGATCTAAAGCCACAACATATGGCTATGTGAATGTCTCTCCCCAGGATTTTTCTTTATCTGATTTTTCCACTCAAGAAAATATTAAAGACAAAAAATCTCCTATGTCTCATTCAAATCCTGTTTCTTTGCAAAATGAAAATTGTGGCCTGCATATTACTTTGAG AGAGTTATTGCTAGCATATATCATTGGTGGGGATGAGTTACAAATTATGGGTTCCTTGAGTTTGCTTGCTACATTGCTACAAACAAATG ATCTGGATGAATCAGTGTTAGCTGGTCTTGGGATTCTTTCACAAAGAAAGCAACATAAGGACCTGTTTCTT CAAGCTTTGGCGGGTGAAGAAACCAGCGAGGAAAAGCTAATTTCTAAGGTTAGAATGTCAAAGGATAATATAAGCACTGAACTTAGTGGATACCTGCAAAAGCTCGAG GTCTTTGAGAAGAGCATCTTGAACCATCAGGATGAA GATAAATATGGTTGTCATCCCAAAAgtgaaataaattcaaaaatacaTACATATCAG GTGTTCAATGCATTGCTACATCTTCTCTGCAGGACCAACACATCTGCAGATATATTATGGCTTGGTGGTTGGGTTATGAAACAGCTCCTTCCTTATCATGAGGAAGATTGTTCCCCACTTGATCTTCAACAACTAGAG GACTCACACAAGTTGTCTGCTGGCAACCTCTTGGAGGAAATCAATGGATATTGGTGTGATGTCCTGATACCTCTTCTTAAAGACAAATGGAATATCTGCAAGAAAG TGATTGAGGCTTCATCACCTGCAAAAGATTCCAAGTCCATTTTATTTCCCTCTCATGCATTCTCTTCTGGAG GTGAATCCTCTTTTGCTGCTGCAGGAAAAATGTGTGAGACGATCAAG GTTTTTGTTCTTCAGCGCCAACTACTTTTGGCATTAGGAGTAAACTTACCTGATCTACCGTATCTTTATACTCCAGTCAATTCTCCTGTTGCCTCCAGAACTAAAACCTCCATCTTGGATGCTACTATGCCAAAACCTGGTTCTAAAATTAGCTTAG ACAATGCAATACCTTGTAGAATATCATTTGAAGTCGGCAAGGAAAACAATTACAGTTTTTTAGCAATATCTAGAGGCACATCTGGGTGGGTCATTCTAGCTGAAGAACTGCTGCAAGAGCAGCAACACGGAGTCGTTTTCGCCATCGCACCATTGGCTGCTTCTAAT CCATTCATAGATGAAAAGCAACCCACTTGGTTGCATTTACGCATTCGCCCATCGACTTTTCCGTTCATTGATCCCTCCAAGTTCGATATGTTCTACGAAGCGAAGGACTTCAGTGATGGGCGATGGACATTAGCTTTCCGGGATGAGCAAGCTTGCAAAGCGGCCGAGTCTGCACTAATTGAAGAGCTCAACATGCAACGCAATGAGGTGGAACAAAGATTAAAGCCTTTGCTTCAACTTGAACTTTGTACCCTTCATAAGACTAATGCTTGA